The Candidatus Aegiribacteria sp. genomic sequence TATGCTGGGAAGGAACGGATCATCATGGAAACGGGGTTCCTGCCGGTTTGTACCTCTGCAGGATTCAATCCGGAGGAGTTACCGAAACAACAGGATTGTGTTTACTGAGATAGATAGAGCCATAACAACAAAATTCAGAAGATTGCTACTGTATTATAACTCCCTGTTGCCTGGAAGAATCGAATTTCTATGCGACAATCCTTCATGAATTTGTCCACTGTTATCAGGACAAAACCTGTGAACAGGACTTGAAAGGTAAACTTGAGATACATCAACGCGCATTCAGTTCCGGAGATTATATGTGGGAGATCAATCACGCATTTCCATATACTAACCCTGATTACATAAAACTCATCCAAAACATCTCCAAGTTAGATTATCATGAAATTCTGAAAGCACTCTCAAACCTTAAATCAACACTTGAAGTTATTCACTATGAGTACATGATATGGCAAATCTGGAAGGAAGGTTTCGCTAGGTTCATTGAAAACAAAATCCTTCGGATGAATAGTATCACAGAAAACGATGGTGGAAACGATTTTGAAAGCCCAAATAGGACATCTCTCTACTTCATAGGAGACCGAATCTGGAGACAACTGGAACTTCAGGATACAAATTTGATCGAAGATATTGAGAAGGCATTTCCTGTTTTGGAAGGCAATTCTAGTTTATCAACTGCATAAACCAGAAACAGCGACAATGTTCTTAGCCTATGTGAATACTGTTCTGGTTATGCAGAGCGTTCACCAGAGATTGACAGATACAAAGAAACGTACGATATTCCGTACGAATGGAGATGCGGAATGACCAATGTGACAGTAACCGAAGCAAGAAGGCGACTTTACAAGTTGCTGGATGAGGTAGCTCAATCGCATGAGCCGGTACAAATCGCTGGAAAAAGAAACTCCGCCGTTCTGATCGGAGAAGACGATTGGCGGGCTATTCAGGAAACTCTTTACCTTACAAGCATACCCGGCATGCGTGAGTCTATCAAAGACGGCATAAACACACCCGTTAATGAGTGTGATGAGGAGCTTGACTGGTGAGTTGGCGGCTTGTCTTCACAAAGCAAGCAAAAAAGGATGCGAAAAAACTAGCAAGCTCAGGGTTCAAAGAAAAGGCAGAATATCTCCTCATGATTATCAAGGATGATCCCTTTAGAACCCCTCCCCCCTTCGAAAAGCTCGTTGGTGATTTATCTGGCGCTTGCTCAAGACGCATAAATATTCAACATAGACTTGTCTACCAAGTTCTTTTGGAGCAGAAAACAGTCAAGGTTCTTCGTATGTGGACTCACTATGAATAAAGGGTGAACCACTGCATGAACCAGTCACAAATGCAAAGTTATGAATCTGAGTAATATCTGTGCTGGTTATGCAGAGCGTTATGTGAAATAGAAACTGAATATCAAACGAATGGAGAATATTCCGTAAATGACGAAATGGGATAAGCTACTGGACAGTATCCTAAGAGGATCGAGCGATGCTGACATCAGTTTCGACGATCTATGTGGTCTGCTTGAGCGGCTTGGATTTGCGCGAAGAACTCGCGGTAGCCACAATGTATTCAGGAGGGCTGATATCGTCGAAAGGCCAAATCTTCAGAGAAGCGGAAACAATGCTAAGCCCTACCAGGTTAGGCAGATTCGTGATATTATATTGAAGTACAAGCTTAGAGATGAGGACTAATGGACAAATATGAGATTATCATTTTCTGGAGTGCTGAGGACGATTCCTTTGTTGCTGAAATCCCAGAGCTTCCAGGCTGTGTTGCTCATGGCGATACTCAGGAAAAGGCACTAGCCAATGCAAAATTAGCAGAAAAGCTCTGGCTCGACACAGCCAAGGAGTTTGGAGATCCCATCCCTGAGCCGAAAGGCCGTCGGCTCGTATTCGCCTAATAAGAACACACAACCGCATCAACCAGAAACAACGCGATGTTCTTGGCTTGTCAATACTGTTCTGGTTATGCAGAGCGTTCGCAAGAATCAAAGGCAAATTGTATTAAGTGAAATATCTATGATAGAATTTATATAGGTTCAATTGTTTCAGTACATATTCCATTTGGCGGGGATGACCAAGTTGACTATTGTATTAATTATGAGATTAAGCATAATGTCAATGAAACAAGTTTTAGCAGTATTATGCTATTTCTAAAACGTATACGGAGGAATTCCACATGGCTGCAGCAATCACAAATGAAATACTAAATAGCGCGTTACAACAACCGGAAAAGGATAGAGCTCGAATAGCCGAGGTTCTTATTGCAAGTCTGGATATAAAGACAGAGCCTAATGTTGAACAAGCTTGGCAACAGGAAATAGATAAGCGCTTAAGCGAAATAGACAAGGGTGTTGTTAAATGCATTCCATGGGAAGAAGTTAGAGATCGTCTTTACAAAAATGCCCATGCACAAAGTTGATGTACACCCGGATGTTTATGCTGAGTTGGAACACTCCCGAACATGGTACGAAGAACGTGCCGAGAATCTTGGCATAGATTTTCTCAAGGAAGTAGACAACGCCATCAATACCATTCGCCAATCACCAACTATATGGCCATTCCGTGATAAGAAGCAAAGAATTTATCATTATTTTGTACATCGCTTTCCCTATGGTATCATCTATAGAATTCAGAGTGACGTGGTGCAAATCATTGCAGTTATGCACCTGCGGCGACATCCTAATTACTGGCATGATAGAGCAATGCATTGGAATGACAGCCGGCAAGATAACTAAGAAATTGTTTTGCGAACAACAAAATGCAGCAGAACTGCGGTTCTAGCATCTGGCAATAGTGCATCGCAGTCTGCTGATTTAGATCGTTCGCAAGCGAAATACTTCGTGAACTACTTTTGCTATTTTTAATTATAGAAACGGAGAAGGAAACACCATGTCCCGAAGGATAGATTTGTATTCCTACAATGATCCTGGAGAATTCAATAAGCACAATCCTATTTATTTGTATGAGCAGAAATGGGCTCCTGAAATACTGTTTGAAATCGCGAATGCAAATAGCTATGAATTAACAAAATATGATATTGCATCGAAATTAAACACTGACCCGGCTAATTTTGATGATTTACTGTCCAATATGGAAAAAATCGGCATGGTGACGAAAAAACAGAACAGATATTCGGTATCTTTCTGTGTTGTATTAGAGAAGGATCTTCACATAATAGACAATCTCAGCAAAGCGATTGCCCTCAGGTTAACACAGAAAATTATGAGACATAAGCAGGCAATCCTGAATCTTGCCTCCAGGATAAAATGCTTGGATGAATTTGGATATGGCAGAATCTTATATCACGTTATTGGTTGTGACATTCTTGATGGAACTACTTTCTTTGACTTCAACAAGAGAGGTATTTTAAGCACCTCAAAACCCCAGTACGATAATAGAGACTACATTCTTGTTGGTTTTGAACAGAACGAAATTGTAGCATGCTCTAGTGACAAGATACTTTGCAGCCGCAACCGTAAAATAGCAGCTGGTGTTGAATTCGCGAGCTTCGGGGACGGTAATGGCAATAGACATGACATGTTCAGATTCATGAGACAACTAACCTCGCGACTCGCAGATGTTACTCCAAATTTGAGTCTGAATTCCTCCTATATTCACATTCTTGAGCAGCAGAATAAGCATTTAACTGAGGTGTGTGCCGAAATAATTACCAAAGTATTACGTGCTGAGAAATCAGATCCATCCTTTTCGAATGAAGAGAATGATGCTCTAAAATTCCTTGAAGAGCTGAAGTACATCAAAATGGATGAATCTGGTAGGGTAAAAATAGTAGTTCCATTGTTT encodes the following:
- a CDS encoding type II toxin-antitoxin system Phd/YefM family antitoxin; protein product: MTNVTVTEARRRLYKLLDEVAQSHEPVQIAGKRNSAVLIGEDDWRAIQETLYLTSIPGMRESIKDGINTPVNECDEELDW
- a CDS encoding Txe/YoeB family addiction module toxin; the protein is MSWRLVFTKQAKKDAKKLASSGFKEKAEYLLMIIKDDPFRTPPPFEKLVGDLSGACSRRINIQHRLVYQVLLEQKTVKVLRMWTHYE
- a CDS encoding type II toxin-antitoxin system HicA family toxin encodes the protein MTKWDKLLDSILRGSSDADISFDDLCGLLERLGFARRTRGSHNVFRRADIVERPNLQRSGNNAKPYQVRQIRDIILKYKLRDED
- a CDS encoding type II toxin-antitoxin system HicB family antitoxin, with amino-acid sequence MDKYEIIIFWSAEDDSFVAEIPELPGCVAHGDTQEKALANAKLAEKLWLDTAKEFGDPIPEPKGRRLVFA
- a CDS encoding addiction module protein; translation: MAAAITNEILNSALQQPEKDRARIAEVLIASLDIKTEPNVEQAWQQEIDKRLSEIDKGVVKCIPWEEVRDRLYKNAHAQS
- a CDS encoding type II toxin-antitoxin system RelE/ParE family toxin yields the protein MHKVDVHPDVYAELEHSRTWYEERAENLGIDFLKEVDNAINTIRQSPTIWPFRDKKQRIYHYFVHRFPYGIIYRIQSDVVQIIAVMHLRRHPNYWHDRAMHWNDSRQDN